In Spirosoma sp. KUDC1026, the sequence TCTGTTACGTTCGCGCTGCCGAATAGAATCCGAAGCTTACCCGTATCCGCCAATTCCAGATACGTAGTGGCCTGCTTTCGATCGACGGGGCAGAAAATGGACTGATCGATGGCGTAAGGAATAACCGTAAACGGTGCATCTTTCAGCAAGGCACTATTCTGACCGGATTGCGCCAGCCAGTGGCTGGGGGGCGTAAAATGAATACGTGAGTTTTGAAAAAGCGTCTTTTTCTTCTCAAAAACCCGGTACGACAGGTCATGTGGCCCCGGCTTCTTCAGGTAAGGACAATTGTGGCAATGCGTCAGAAAATGATCGCAGCCACGTGAATAATGACAGCCCCCCGTAAACGCCCACTGATCGTGCAGCGTCCAGACCATAGGTTTTCCCAGATCCGCCAGCGCCTGAATATCGGGCATGGCCAGATACCCAAAATTGATCCAGTGCAGATGCAGTACGTCGGCCTGCTGGACAGCGGGGTGAAAGGTCAGATTTGTGCCGAACACAGCGGGCGAAAATTGAAACCGCACCGAACTGTCCCGCTCGAAGGGCAGAAAATAAAGCCGTTCTGCCACAAACCGGCCAAAGGCGGTCTGTTCGGCCAGGATGTTGTTGGCCAGATAGCTAACACCCTCGGCGGGGCGGTGCTTCTCCTGCCGGTTCGACGTCCCGACGAGCATGGTACTATCGACACCAACGTTCAGCAACGCCTGATGCAGCCGTTTGGCGGCTACGGCCGCGCCACCGAAGAGGTGATAGGTGCTCAGGTGTGTGACTCTCACCGGCCCAGAAGTTGATCAAATTTCTTCACAACTTCGGGCCAGAAACCAAGCCCAAACACGCGTCCCCAGATGCGACGGCGGGAGTACGTTTCCATCTCCGAAAAGATCGGGTCCTGAAAACGAGCTTTGGCTTTCTGCGTCAGGATGAGCGCAAAGCCGTGCTGCTTCAGCGTCGTAGCAAACACCCAACCCAGCAACAGATCGCGCTGGGTAAGTAGCGTATCATCCGCAAACTGGTTCAGGTACGTCATTTCGCCCCAAACGGCGCTGTTCCTGAGCGAGAAGAGAACGAATTTCTTAATCAGCGGCTGGCTGCTGAAACTATCCAGCAGGGCGGGCGTAATGCGGGGAGAACCTTTTGGCAGTAGTTCGGCCAGCCAGTGACTACCCGTTTCATCCATGTATTGCAGCACCCGGAATAGTTTGTCCTCGCCGTCGTAAATCGACGCAATACCTGGTTCAAACTCAGCCGTGAGGACACGTCTGGAGCGTTCGGGGCCGAGGTCGCGGAACAGCCGTAAGTCTGTTCCCTGAGAATCGGTTTTGAACCAGTCTACCCGGTTGATGTTCAGACTATCGAGCGTCGAGCGCAGGCTTCGTGTCTTGAGCTGCACCACTTTTGTGGGCTCAAACTTGGGCGCAAACGCATACTCCTGAATCAGATCGGGCCGGGGTTTGAGCAGGCTGGAGCAGTGGGGTGAAACGGTCAGGTAGAAATTTCGCGTGTCGGCCTCGGTACCCGTCGGGCTGCTTTCGGTAACGATATGGTTGAACGTGTACAGCTTCCGGAAATGGCTGGATTCGCTTTCAACGTAACCGAAATCGCGGTCATCGGCATCGAAGGCAATGCAGATGGCGTATTTAGCAAACGTTTTCCAGCGGGTATGTAATTGTCCCGACGCGCCAATATCCACCAGCACGGGTGGTTCAGTCTGAAATTCAGGACGGGAAAGAATCGTATCGATCATGCAGCAGACGTCATCAGGCTAGTGATGACTAATTTCTATACGCAAAGATATTCAATTGTAAATCCATGCTGTCATTACCCCGATAGCGATGGTTGACGAGGGGCGCATGTCGGTATTGGCTGGTATTGATGTAATACCGAAATCCGCTGGTCTCCAGTACCTGAATCACTTCGGCCAGCGTTTGCGGATGATCAAGGTAGGCGTGAAATTCCACGAACATATTCTGCACGTGTGCCAGCGCGTCGCGGCAGTCGGTCAGCACCGCCGTTTCGGCCCCTTCAATATCCATCTTGAGCATGTCAATCCGGGTTTCGCGCAGGAGGTAATCACGCAACCGGACGGAGGGAACCAGTTTCTGATCGGTCAGGGAGTAAATCGACGCCGAATCGGCCTGGTCACTGCCGAACATGATACCGTTTTCGTTCGTCCAGACGGCTTTGGTCACGACCTCAACGCCCGTGATCTGGTTTCGGCGCAGGTTGTCCTGTAGGATCTGGCTGATTGGCTCGTCGGCCTCGAACGCGACGATACGTGCCCTGGGGTACTGCTGATGAAAATACGCGATGCTGGTTCCTACGTTCGTACCACAGTCGAAAATGACAGGCTGTTGCTGCGTTGTATAGAAGCGGTAGAACTCATCCACGAAAATTTCCCGAAACTGCCACATAAACGACAGCGCATCGGGTACCCGGAACTGAAACCGACCGAACGTAACGTCGGTGAGCTGATTGCGGGGCTTACCACCGTACTGTATGGCCAGCCACAGCAGCCGGCGCCCTTCGGCCGAGCGTAGAAGCCGGGCGGCTTCGGTGAACAGGAATTTAAAGAACCACATGGGTAAATAAGCGTTAAGGTCTGCGGAAACGGTTAATAATACCGGTTACGGTCTGATTGATGTCCGGCGATACGTTGAACAGCAGAATTAATCCCCCAAAGGAACCTGTTATCAGTGCTGAACGCCAGGTAATATCCAGTATTTTTTGCCAGATAGGCGCCCCAGTCGCCGGATACGGAATTTGTACCGATGCCCACCAGACTAATAAAGCCACAACGATTACTGCACCATTTCGCCACGAAAAAGGCTGCATCTTGAACGCAAATCCGACGAAAAGCGTCCGGGCCAGGTTGTAAAGTAACGTAGCCAACGCAGCACCGATAGCGGCTCCGTTAATACCAAACCGCGGAAGCAGGTAGTAATTGACGGCAATGGTAATAAACGTAAGGGCAACGAAAAAGAACGTATCATAAATGTAGTAACGGGACGTGTAGAGGATTGTACCGTTCACGCCCGTTGCCATATCGATCAGTTTACCCAGGCCGAGCCACAAAATGACGTAGTAGCCCGCTTCGTAGCCACGGCCAGCAGGGAGTAAGCCAAACACGTTGGGTAGGTTGGCCGCTACGCCGATAAAAACCAGGCAGCCCGCAATGAGCTGATTCAAACAGCTCTTGCGGTAAATATTCATAATATTTTGGGTATCGTTCACTTTCCAGGATTCGGCAATCAGTGTTCCTGAAACCTTGTACAGGGCCGTCGCCGGGATGGCAATGACGGCGGCAAAATAGGAGGCAGTACTGTAAATACCCGTTGCGGCCAACCCCTGTGCATCGTGTACCATCACTTTATCGATTGTCCAGATAATCTGCGTCGATAGGGCGGAGGTGAACGTTAGACCCGCATAGCGCATCATGTTTCGGCGTAGTTCGGGCGTTACAGAAACGTAGCGACGACTTAGGAACAGGGCTTCGTCGCGGATGACGCTGCCAATCATGAAAACCAGCGGCAGAAAGAACGCCAGCATCCAGACGCCCAGAAACTGCGGAAACGTAACCCAGCCTAACCAATACAAAACGCCAGCCACCAGAACGAGGAGTCGTTGCACAAACTGCTGGAGCATCGTCCCCGTAACGGGGTCGTAAAGCAGTCGGGCGTAGTTGTCGAAGACGGTAAAATAGACGGTAAACAGTGTCAGCGGGATCAAGAGAAAATAGTAATCCACGAACAGCGCCGACTGTTTTTGATAGTATGAAACTACCCAAGGACGCGCTAGCCACAGCGCTAGGGCACAAATGCAGAAACCTATAAGCGTTGATAAGCTGACAATCAGCAGGTAGCCATTATGCTGTCGCTCAGCGTTGCGGAAGTACGGGAAATAACGTCCTCCCGCGCCGTTCAGACCCAGATTGGAGGCCTGGGCCAGCACCTGCGCCAGCGAAATTAGCAGTGATAATAAGCCTATTTCTGCTACACCGAATATATAAGGAAAAAATATCCCCTGCGTCAGAAAACCAATGCCTACTCCCACGTAGGAGTAGATGGAACTCTGAATCGTCTGGCGTTTGATTATACCCATCAGCTAAAATGAGCGAATGAGTGAATGAGTGAATGAGTGAATAGCCGTCCGGCTAAAGAAGCTTGCGCCAGCTATTCGCTCATTCGCTCATTCACTCATTCGCAATTAAATTCCACCCCAGCGCCGTGCCGGCCTGGATGTCAGTGGTGGCTGTTTTGCCAAGGATGTCGTCGTAGTAGCGCGTGTGCAAACCGTTGGCGGGGCGGATGCTGCGCACATTCTCGGCGGTGAAGGCTTCCCCGGCTTTTACGTCCTTAACAACGTAGAGCGACCGCTTGAATTGGAGGCTGTTGCATTCCTTGGGTGTCAGCGTATAATTGACTTGTCCCATTGCCAGATAGGCACGCTCGGTTTCGATAACGAGGCTCTTCAACTCGTCCGGTTCCAGCGAGAAAGCGGAATCGACACCCCCATCGGCTCGCCGTAACGTAACGTGCTTTTCGATGACGACAGCGCCCAGCGCCACGGCTGCCACGGCGGCACCGATTCCCATCGTATGATCAGACAAACCAACCGGTACGTCGAACAGCTGCCGCATGTGTGGAATGGTGAGCAGGTTTGTTGTCTCGGGCGTAGCCGGGTACGTACTGGTGCATTTGAGCAGGATCAGGTCTTTACAACCGTGTTCGCGCAGCACCTTCACCGACTCGTCCAGATCCGCAACCGAGGACACGCCCGTACTCATGATGACAGGTTTCCCCGTTTGGGCCACCTTTTTGAGGAGGATATGATCCGTGTTTTCGAAGGACGCAATTTTGTAAAAGGGTACGTCGAGCGACTCCAGAAAGTCAACGGCCGTCGTGTCGAAAGGCGAGCTGAACGCCACCATGCCCCGCTTTTGGGCGTGGTCAAAAATGGGCTTGTGCCACTCCCAGGGCGTATACGCTTCGGCGTAGAGTTTGTATAAGTTTTTGTCGGCCCAGAGCGACTTGGCGTCGCGGATGTAAAACTCTTCGGCTGCGCCGTTGAACGTTATTGTATCCGGGGTATAGGTTTGCAGCTTGAGGGCGTGGGCGCCCGCATCGGCGACGGCATCCACGATTTCCAGCGCCCGTTCGAGCGACTGATTGTGATTTCCCGACATTTCGGCAATGACGAAAGGCCGGGCACCGAGTAAGTGATCTCTAACGTTACTATCGTTCATGAAAGCAGAAACCATCCAATAGAAAAGACAAAATTAGCGCTTAAGACGGCTATCTACTAATTGGAACAGCAACCTGTTCCGTTTAGTCCCCCACTTAGCTTCCTGCGGGGAGTTCGCCACGGTATATTTTGCTTTTCATACTAGGGCGATAGACGTCCCACTCTTGCTTGAGCAGCGCTAGGCCAACCACATCGTGCCAGGTGCCATCTTTTTTGACGTGTTGCCGGTAATACGCTTCCCGCCGGAAACCAAACTTTTCGTGCATGGCAATCACTTTATCGTTGAACGTCAGTACTTCGCAGCGAAGTTTATTGAGTTTCAATTCGTTAAAGACGTATTCCAGTACGTTAAATTCAATCTTGGCACCAAGGCCTGCCCCGCGAATATTGGTGTCGCCTAGATAAAAAGCCCAGTAACAGCTGCTTAGCGTCTTACTAATACCGGTTAACGAAGCCAGACCAATCTTTTGATCATTGTATTCAATGACCCAGTATCGGGACGTTGGGTCGTGTTCAACTTGGGCAAACCAGGCCGCCTGTTGCTCGGCTGTAATCTCATTACTGGTGTACATGTACTGGGCCACCTCGGGCGAGTTACGCCAGGTACGTACCAGTTCAATATCGTCGCTGGTAAGAGGAATCAAACTAATGTCCATTGTCGTAAAGAGTTATATCTAGCTGGCAGCCAGTGTTTCGAAAAGTGTACCAATACGTTTGCCCGA encodes:
- a CDS encoding lipopolysaccharide biosynthesis protein, with protein sequence MGIIKRQTIQSSIYSYVGVGIGFLTQGIFFPYIFGVAEIGLLSLLISLAQVLAQASNLGLNGAGGRYFPYFRNAERQHNGYLLIVSLSTLIGFCICALALWLARPWVVSYYQKQSALFVDYYFLLIPLTLFTVYFTVFDNYARLLYDPVTGTMLQQFVQRLLVLVAGVLYWLGWVTFPQFLGVWMLAFFLPLVFMIGSVIRDEALFLSRRYVSVTPELRRNMMRYAGLTFTSALSTQIIWTIDKVMVHDAQGLAATGIYSTASYFAAVIAIPATALYKVSGTLIAESWKVNDTQNIMNIYRKSCLNQLIAGCLVFIGVAANLPNVFGLLPAGRGYEAGYYVILWLGLGKLIDMATGVNGTILYTSRYYIYDTFFFVALTFITIAVNYYLLPRFGINGAAIGAALATLLYNLARTLFVGFAFKMQPFSWRNGAVIVVALLVWWASVQIPYPATGAPIWQKILDITWRSALITGSFGGLILLFNVSPDINQTVTGIINRFRRP
- a CDS encoding glycosyltransferase family 4 protein — encoded protein: MRVTHLSTYHLFGGAAVAAKRLHQALLNVGVDSTMLVGTSNRQEKHRPAEGVSYLANNILAEQTAFGRFVAERLYFLPFERDSSVRFQFSPAVFGTNLTFHPAVQQADVLHLHWINFGYLAMPDIQALADLGKPMVWTLHDQWAFTGGCHYSRGCDHFLTHCHNCPYLKKPGPHDLSYRVFEKKKTLFQNSRIHFTPPSHWLAQSGQNSALLKDAPFTVIPYAIDQSIFCPVDRKQATTYLELADTGKLRILFGSANVTDLRKGFAYFAEALTLLHRQHPELAPEILVFGKGRSYLFNELPYPIRHLGILTSADDIVAAYNAADVMVVPSLEDNLPNTVIESLACGTPVVAFQTGGIPEMIDHEQNGYLAAVGSAQELADGLAFVLTHANSTVIRQNARQSAEARFSEAVVAGKHIMLYQKLMSERVNE
- a CDS encoding FkbM family methyltransferase → MWFFKFLFTEAARLLRSAEGRRLLWLAIQYGGKPRNQLTDVTFGRFQFRVPDALSFMWQFREIFVDEFYRFYTTQQQPVIFDCGTNVGTSIAYFHQQYPRARIVAFEADEPISQILQDNLRRNQITGVEVVTKAVWTNENGIMFGSDQADSASIYSLTDQKLVPSVRLRDYLLRETRIDMLKMDIEGAETAVLTDCRDALAHVQNMFVEFHAYLDHPQTLAEVIQVLETSGFRYYINTSQYRHAPLVNHRYRGNDSMDLQLNIFAYRN
- the pseI gene encoding pseudaminic acid synthase, which codes for MNDSNVRDHLLGARPFVIAEMSGNHNQSLERALEIVDAVADAGAHALKLQTYTPDTITFNGAAEEFYIRDAKSLWADKNLYKLYAEAYTPWEWHKPIFDHAQKRGMVAFSSPFDTTAVDFLESLDVPFYKIASFENTDHILLKKVAQTGKPVIMSTGVSSVADLDESVKVLREHGCKDLILLKCTSTYPATPETTNLLTIPHMRQLFDVPVGLSDHTMGIGAAVAAVALGAVVIEKHVTLRRADGGVDSAFSLEPDELKSLVIETERAYLAMGQVNYTLTPKECNSLQFKRSLYVVKDVKAGEAFTAENVRSIRPANGLHTRYYDDILGKTATTDIQAGTALGWNLIANE
- the pseH gene encoding UDP-4-amino-4,6-dideoxy-N-acetyl-beta-L-altrosamine N-acetyltransferase, translating into MDISLIPLTSDDIELVRTWRNSPEVAQYMYTSNEITAEQQAAWFAQVEHDPTSRYWVIEYNDQKIGLASLTGISKTLSSCYWAFYLGDTNIRGAGLGAKIEFNVLEYVFNELKLNKLRCEVLTFNDKVIAMHEKFGFRREAYYRQHVKKDGTWHDVVGLALLKQEWDVYRPSMKSKIYRGELPAGS